Proteins encoded together in one Piliocolobus tephrosceles isolate RC106 chromosome 15, ASM277652v3, whole genome shotgun sequence window:
- the FABP1 gene encoding fatty acid-binding protein, liver: MSFSGKYQLQSQENFESFMKAIGLPEELIQKGKDIKGVTEIVQNGKHFKFTITTGSKVIQNEFTVGEESELETMTGEKVKTVVQLEGNNKLVTTFKNIKSVTELNGDIITSTMTLGDIVFKRISKRI, translated from the exons ATGAGTTTCTCCGGCAAGTACCAACTGCAGAGCCAGGAAAACTTTGAATCCTTCATGAAGGCAATCG GTTTGCCGGAAGAGCTCATCCAGAAGGGGAAGGATATCAAGGGGGTGACGGAAATTGTGCAGAACGGGAAGCACTTCAAGTTCACCATCACCACCGGGTCCAAAGTGATCCAAAACGAGTTCACCGTGGGGGAGGAAAGTGAGCTGGAGACAATGACAGGGGAGAAAGTCAAG ACAGTGGTTCAGTTGGAAGGTAACAATAAACTGGTGACAACTTTCAAAAACATCAAGTCTGTGACCGAACTCAACGGCGACATAATCACCAGT ACCATGACATTGGGTGACATTGTCTTCAAGAGAATCAGCAAGAGAATTTAA